A single genomic interval of Spirosoma linguale DSM 74 harbors:
- a CDS encoding TonB-dependent receptor plug (PFAM: TonB-dependent receptor plug; TonB-dependent receptor~KEGG: mxa:MXAN_4746 TonB-dependent receptor) translates to MKTLGYFLTVIWLVVSGSIQAQDQQVTITGKVVNKADKQGLPGVNVLVRGTTTGTATDVEGNYKINVPSGAVLQFSMIGMTTQEVPVGNQTTINVELADDARALQEVVVVGYGTQRKIDVTGSVAQVKGEELVRQPVLSATQALQSKVAGVQIINSGAPGQAPTVRIRGTGTLLGGADPLYVVDGIITEDIRNINTSDITSVDILKDASATAIYGVRAANGVVLITTKRGKSGAPTVSYDAYVGVRTPAYRVKMADAQLFTQYNNEAVRYDDPTATLPFDPAATNAANTDWFKAITRTGIQQNHSLSVSGGTDKTTYLFSAGYFSEKGILKGTDYNRLTLRLNNEYTLSPVLKLGHNLSLANDNSDLTGTSDPAIPSTTAYSAFTNAYKQAPVVPIRNANGTYGFTARNNVANPVAQLDYTNYNAKGLRLQGSFYGNLTLLKKITVLSNFGIESNANRAYNYDPVYQVSANQRNLTSSLNVGRSTSSRWLWTNTAEYTNTFAKQHTVKILGGYVVERFQNNILQSARQDVPPQSNYFYLNTGNASSATNSEVGSIQTRQSYIGRVNYNFADRYLFTGTARYDGSSKFPTNNRWGFFPSLGAGWVISEEPFLRGKTPFDQLKARVSWGKTGNDRIDPSAFQYTIASGLDYPLGPNQTLQQGRTITNLIDPNLHWEVTTGTDIGLEFALAKNRLTGEFTYYNKLTSDALFQRPIDAIFGDVDAAYLTNAASVRNRGFEFALNWRNNSTSGFNYNIGANATINRNRLEDVQGGLPINEGGIGNGQYTTRTAVGQPVGSFWVWQTDGIFQTQEQVNNTAAKIQGTKPGDFRYVDQNGDGVIDDNDRVFVGSYQPKLYFGINGGFTYDGFDFSTDWYANFGNKVYNGKKAQRFGNENIEASRADRWTSTNPSNTEPRASNSVPISSTYYVESGSFFRINNITLGYTLPKELVSSLKVNRVRFYVTAQNALTIKAFSGYTPELPGSNPLNAGIELGTYPVTSAYLAGLNIGF, encoded by the coding sequence ATGAAAACACTTGGTTACTTTTTAACGGTAATCTGGCTTGTTGTTTCTGGTAGTATACAAGCTCAGGATCAGCAGGTTACGATTACGGGGAAGGTTGTCAACAAAGCGGATAAGCAGGGCCTTCCGGGCGTCAACGTTTTGGTACGCGGAACAACAACCGGCACGGCTACCGATGTAGAGGGGAATTATAAGATCAATGTCCCCAGTGGTGCGGTGCTTCAGTTCAGTATGATCGGGATGACTACTCAGGAAGTTCCGGTAGGCAATCAAACAACCATCAACGTTGAACTCGCCGACGACGCCCGCGCCTTACAGGAGGTTGTCGTAGTCGGTTACGGTACGCAGCGCAAAATCGACGTGACCGGCTCGGTGGCGCAGGTGAAGGGCGAAGAACTGGTACGGCAGCCGGTGCTGTCGGCAACGCAGGCCCTGCAAAGTAAAGTGGCAGGAGTGCAGATCATCAACTCCGGCGCACCGGGGCAGGCTCCCACCGTCCGGATTCGCGGAACAGGTACGCTACTGGGCGGGGCCGACCCGCTCTACGTGGTCGACGGGATTATTACCGAAGACATTCGGAACATCAACACCTCCGATATTACCTCGGTCGACATCCTGAAAGATGCCTCGGCAACGGCTATTTATGGCGTTCGAGCGGCCAATGGCGTCGTACTGATTACGACAAAACGCGGCAAATCGGGCGCACCTACTGTCAGCTATGATGCGTATGTGGGAGTTCGGACGCCCGCCTATCGGGTAAAAATGGCCGATGCGCAGTTGTTTACGCAATACAACAACGAAGCGGTTCGCTACGACGATCCGACAGCCACGCTGCCCTTCGACCCGGCGGCTACCAATGCAGCCAACACCGACTGGTTCAAGGCCATTACCCGGACGGGTATTCAGCAGAATCATTCGCTCTCTGTTAGTGGCGGCACGGACAAAACCACTTATCTGTTCAGCGCGGGTTATTTCAGCGAAAAAGGGATTCTGAAAGGAACGGACTACAACCGCCTGACCCTGCGCCTGAACAACGAGTACACGCTGTCGCCGGTGCTGAAACTGGGACACAACCTGAGTCTGGCCAACGACAACTCGGATCTGACGGGCACTTCCGACCCTGCCATACCGAGCACAACGGCCTATTCTGCTTTTACGAATGCCTACAAACAGGCTCCGGTCGTGCCGATTCGTAACGCCAATGGAACCTACGGATTTACCGCAAGGAACAACGTAGCGAATCCCGTTGCGCAACTGGATTACACCAATTACAACGCGAAAGGACTACGGCTACAGGGGTCGTTCTACGGCAACCTGACACTGCTGAAAAAGATCACGGTGCTGTCGAATTTCGGGATTGAAAGCAATGCCAACCGAGCTTACAACTATGATCCGGTCTATCAGGTATCGGCCAATCAGCGCAACCTGACGAGTTCATTGAACGTTGGCCGGTCGACCAGTTCGCGCTGGCTATGGACCAACACGGCCGAGTATACCAACACCTTTGCCAAACAGCATACGGTGAAGATTCTGGGTGGGTATGTGGTCGAACGGTTCCAGAACAATATTCTACAATCGGCCCGGCAGGATGTGCCGCCCCAGTCGAACTATTTTTACCTGAACACGGGCAATGCCTCGTCGGCCACGAACAGCGAAGTGGGCAGCATTCAGACCCGGCAGTCGTACATTGGCCGGGTAAACTATAACTTCGCCGACCGCTACCTGTTTACCGGTACGGCGCGGTACGATGGGTCGAGCAAGTTTCCGACCAACAACCGCTGGGGTTTCTTCCCCTCGCTGGGCGCGGGCTGGGTCATCAGTGAAGAGCCGTTTCTGCGGGGCAAAACCCCTTTCGATCAGTTGAAAGCGCGGGTAAGCTGGGGTAAAACCGGGAACGACCGCATCGATCCGAGCGCGTTTCAGTATACCATCGCCAGCGGATTGGATTATCCACTCGGGCCTAATCAAACCCTGCAACAGGGCCGCACGATCACCAACCTGATCGACCCGAATCTGCATTGGGAAGTAACGACCGGTACGGACATCGGTCTGGAGTTTGCCCTCGCCAAGAACCGGCTGACGGGAGAATTTACGTATTACAACAAACTCACCAGCGACGCCCTGTTCCAGCGGCCCATCGACGCCATTTTTGGTGATGTCGACGCGGCTTACCTGACCAATGCCGCCAGCGTACGCAACCGGGGATTTGAATTTGCCCTGAACTGGCGCAATAATTCTACCAGCGGCTTCAACTACAACATCGGGGCAAACGCGACCATCAACCGCAATCGACTGGAAGATGTGCAGGGCGGCCTGCCGATCAATGAAGGCGGCATTGGCAACGGGCAGTACACGACACGCACGGCGGTGGGTCAGCCGGTGGGTAGTTTCTGGGTATGGCAAACCGATGGTATTTTCCAGACACAGGAGCAGGTGAACAATACGGCGGCTAAAATCCAGGGCACCAAACCCGGCGACTTCCGTTACGTCGACCAGAACGGCGATGGTGTTATTGACGACAACGACCGCGTGTTTGTCGGCTCGTATCAGCCCAAACTGTATTTCGGTATCAACGGCGGCTTCACCTACGACGGCTTCGACTTCTCGACCGATTGGTACGCCAACTTTGGCAATAAAGTCTATAATGGTAAAAAGGCGCAACGGTTTGGTAACGAAAACATCGAAGCCTCCCGCGCCGACCGCTGGACGTCAACCAACCCCAGTAACACCGAGCCACGCGCCAGTAATTCCGTGCCCATTTCGTCGACCTATTACGTCGAATCGGGGTCGTTCTTCCGAATCAACAACATAACGCTGGGCTATACCTTGCCGAAAGAGCTGGTGTCGTCGCTGAAAGTGAACCGGGTGCGGTTTTACGTGACGGCTCAAAATGCGCTGACGATCAAAGCGTTCTCCGGATATACGCCCGAACTGCCTGGCAGTAATCCGCTGAACGCCGGTATCGAGCTGGGCACCTATCCGGTCACGTCGGCTTATTTGGCAGGTCTGAATATTGGCTTTTAA
- a CDS encoding RagB/SusD domain protein (PFAM: RagB/SusD domain protein): protein MKTFQKLITYTCIGGLVIASGCSKSFLDVPPQGQQTPTDFFSSNADAATSLVNAIYSKMVDWNFHSFSWNGITSIASDDADKGSSPGDTGTDKDQLDNFTFTPSSVSFNEVWGGHYEAIARANQALDNLPALTINDTLKNRLIGEASFLRAYCYFNLVRSFGGVPLITKVADPTNASDIQQGRVRATAAQVYTQIETDLATAVANLPEKSQYNAADLGRATKGAAKALLAKVSMYEKKWNVVLQLTDEIIASGQYSLQPNYAELWRESSENGVESIFEIQGRGVTPNKGVQGYFETQGARGENGWGWGFNTPSEDLVKAYETGDTRKNGTIIQRGMTLWDGRVVSPNAENPYYNMKAYVSFSRETNNGNTWETSKNVRVLRYAEVLLMNAEAANELGQPTKALTALNQVRARARGGVATALPNVTTTAQTGLRQAIWNERRVELAFEHDRYFDLVRQGRAAAVFQALGKNFVAGKHEIFPIPQPQIQLSGGQLTQNPGY, encoded by the coding sequence ATGAAAACGTTTCAGAAACTCATTACATACACCTGCATTGGCGGTCTGGTGATTGCCAGTGGCTGTTCCAAATCGTTCCTGGATGTGCCGCCCCAGGGCCAGCAAACCCCAACGGACTTCTTTTCGAGTAATGCCGATGCGGCTACAAGCCTTGTCAATGCCATTTATTCCAAGATGGTCGACTGGAATTTCCACTCCTTCTCGTGGAATGGCATTACGAGTATTGCTTCGGATGATGCCGATAAAGGCAGCTCGCCGGGCGATACCGGCACCGACAAAGATCAGCTGGATAATTTCACGTTTACCCCTTCGAGTGTTTCGTTCAACGAAGTGTGGGGTGGGCATTACGAAGCCATTGCCCGCGCCAATCAGGCATTGGACAATCTCCCGGCGCTGACGATCAACGACACCCTGAAGAACCGGCTCATCGGCGAAGCCAGCTTCCTGCGGGCCTACTGCTACTTCAACCTCGTTCGCTCGTTTGGCGGGGTGCCGCTGATCACCAAAGTGGCCGACCCAACCAATGCCAGCGATATTCAGCAGGGGCGGGTGCGGGCAACGGCGGCACAGGTGTACACGCAGATTGAAACGGATCTGGCAACGGCCGTCGCCAATCTGCCCGAGAAATCGCAGTATAACGCGGCCGATTTGGGCCGGGCTACCAAAGGAGCTGCCAAAGCCCTGCTGGCTAAAGTGTCCATGTACGAAAAGAAGTGGAACGTGGTGCTGCAATTAACCGATGAGATCATTGCTTCGGGGCAGTACTCGCTGCAACCCAACTATGCTGAACTCTGGCGCGAATCGTCGGAGAATGGAGTGGAGTCGATCTTCGAGATTCAGGGCCGGGGTGTAACCCCGAATAAAGGGGTGCAGGGCTACTTTGAGACACAGGGTGCCCGGGGCGAGAATGGCTGGGGCTGGGGTTTCAACACGCCATCCGAAGACCTGGTGAAAGCCTACGAAACCGGCGATACCCGGAAAAATGGCACCATCATTCAGCGTGGTATGACGCTCTGGGATGGCCGGGTAGTGAGCCCGAACGCCGAAAATCCATATTATAACATGAAAGCGTACGTGAGCTTCAGCCGGGAAACGAACAACGGCAACACCTGGGAAACGAGCAAGAATGTTCGGGTGCTACGTTATGCTGAAGTGCTGCTGATGAACGCCGAAGCCGCCAACGAACTTGGCCAGCCAACCAAAGCCCTCACGGCGTTGAATCAGGTGCGGGCCCGGGCGCGGGGTGGTGTTGCAACGGCCTTGCCAAACGTAACGACAACCGCCCAGACCGGTTTACGTCAGGCGATCTGGAACGAGCGTCGGGTCGAGTTAGCGTTTGAACACGACCGCTATTTCGATCTTGTTCGTCAGGGACGCGCAGCGGCTGTTTTTCAGGCCCTCGGCAAGAATTTTGTAGCCGGTAAGCACGAAATATTCCCGATTCCACAGCCGCAGATTCAGTTGAGCGGTGGGCAGTTGACGCAGAATCCGGGGTATTAG
- a CDS encoding sulfatase (PFAM: sulfatase~KEGG: mno:Mnod_8255 sulfatase), with protein MKPLLLLFLVLFCQPVRVVGQTKPPVKKPNILLILADDLGYGDLSSYGAPDIRTPHIDSLVRAGMRFSHFYANSSVCSPSRAALLSGRYPEQVGVPGVIRTMPDDNWGYLSPSAVLLPSILKKNGYYTALVGKWHLGLEPPNLPNDRGFDLFHGFEGDMMDDYYTHLRHDRNYMRLNRQTINPQGHATDLFTQWATDYLEQRAGQSNPFFLYLAYNAPHDPIQPPADWLAKVKARQPGISEKRAKLVGLIEHMDDGIGKVIQTLRAKGLYENTLIVFVSDNGGKLFDGATNGPLRSGKGHMYEGGIRIPACVVWPGKVAAQSQSQQPLLLMDIFPTLAEATGTVINYPIDGRSFLSILRGERQLLAAERPLFFIRREGGSEYNGKTIDAVRLGDWKLLQDSPYSPLELYNLKEDPQEKTNRASDRPEEFRRLEKLMREHTRQGGAIPWEKEGL; from the coding sequence ATGAAGCCTCTACTCCTCCTGTTCCTCGTCCTCTTCTGCCAACCGGTTCGGGTGGTTGGTCAAACGAAGCCTCCGGTAAAAAAACCCAACATCCTCCTCATTTTAGCCGATGACCTGGGCTATGGCGATTTGAGCAGTTACGGGGCGCCTGATATCCGAACACCCCACATTGATTCGCTCGTTCGGGCGGGGATGCGGTTCAGCCACTTCTACGCGAACTCGTCCGTTTGTTCACCGTCACGCGCTGCCCTATTGAGCGGGCGGTATCCCGAGCAGGTGGGCGTACCGGGCGTTATCCGAACCATGCCCGACGACAACTGGGGCTATCTGTCGCCAAGCGCCGTTCTGCTGCCTTCGATATTGAAGAAAAACGGGTACTATACGGCCCTGGTTGGCAAATGGCATCTGGGTCTGGAGCCGCCAAACCTGCCCAACGACCGCGGGTTCGACCTGTTTCACGGCTTCGAGGGCGATATGATGGACGACTACTACACACATTTACGCCATGACCGGAACTACATGCGGCTCAATCGGCAGACCATCAATCCGCAGGGACACGCCACCGATCTGTTCACACAGTGGGCAACGGATTACCTTGAGCAACGCGCCGGTCAATCAAATCCTTTTTTCCTGTATCTGGCTTACAATGCCCCGCACGACCCCATTCAGCCCCCCGCCGACTGGCTGGCAAAAGTAAAAGCGCGTCAGCCGGGCATCAGTGAGAAACGCGCTAAGCTGGTAGGGTTGATTGAACACATGGACGACGGCATTGGCAAGGTCATTCAAACCTTACGGGCAAAAGGCCTATATGAAAATACGCTGATTGTGTTTGTCAGCGACAACGGCGGAAAGCTGTTCGATGGGGCAACTAATGGGCCACTGCGTAGCGGAAAAGGACACATGTACGAAGGGGGCATTCGCATACCGGCCTGCGTAGTCTGGCCCGGTAAAGTTGCCGCTCAAAGTCAGTCGCAGCAACCGCTTTTATTGATGGATATCTTCCCAACACTGGCTGAGGCTACGGGTACAGTGATAAATTACCCGATTGACGGGCGGAGCTTCCTATCCATTTTACGAGGAGAACGTCAGCTGTTAGCTGCCGAACGGCCTCTTTTCTTCATTCGGCGCGAAGGTGGCAGCGAATACAATGGCAAAACAATCGACGCGGTTCGGCTCGGCGACTGGAAACTGCTTCAGGACAGCCCATACAGCCCGTTGGAATTATACAATCTGAAAGAAGATCCGCAGGAAAAAACAAACCGGGCAAGCGACCGGCCGGAGGAATTCAGACGGCTGGAAAAACTTATGCGCGAACACACACGCCAGGGTGGAGCCATACCATGGGAAAAGGAAGGCTTATAA